The genomic window ATCCTTGAGCCAGTTTTAGTCTCTTAGCTAACTTCTTTTTATTTTGTTTGCTTCGTGTTGCAGCCATCTCATCACTCAGCCTCTTAATTAAATCATCAAGGTCTATAGCTTTAAGTATATCTCTCACAGCCTCTGCTCCCATTTTGGCGACAAATGATCCTTCGCCATATTGTGCTATAGCCTCTCTATATTCTTTATCACTGAGTAACTGTTTAGGCTGCAAAGGAGTCTGTCCAGGATCTACAACCATGTAGTCTTCATAATATATAACTCTCTCGAGTTCTCGAGCTGTCATATCCATCATAAGTCCCAAACGACTAGGCATGCATTTAAAAAACCATATGTGTGAAATAGGGACAGCTAATTCAATATGACCCATTCTTTCCCTACGCACTCTTGCTTGAGTCACCTCTACCCCGCACCGATCGCATATCACTCCCTTATACTTTATCCTTTTGTATTTGCCACAAGCACATTCATAATCTTTTGTTGGTCCAAAGATTCGCTCGCAAAAGAGGCCCCCCTTCTCAGGCTTAAACGTTCTATAATTAATCGTCTCTGGATTCTTTACTTCTCCTCTACTCCAAGCGCGAATGGCTTCTGGAGAAGCTATAGATATCGCAACTTCATCAGCACCGACTGCTCGCCCTCCAGTTAGTAACTCATGGACTGCCAATCGAGAGCTATCAGAAGACATCCTTGCATAATTTAACTCTGTATTCGACATAGCTCACTCCTTTCTAGTTTCTATATACTTACGGATTTAAGCAGCTTTTCCTGTATCCAACGACTCGTTGGTAGAAAGAATTGAAGATGTTGAGTCCTCCCAATCATCTATTATCGCTGAACGCTGGCCCACTTTTACATCGAGGCATAGACTTTGCATTTCCTTAATTAAAACATTAAAGGACTCGGGTATCCCAGGTCTGAGAGTATTGTCCCCTTTCACAATACTTTCATAAATTCGAGTTCTACCAGCAACATCATCTGACTTGACCGTAAGTAACTCTTGAAGTGTATAAGCAGCCCCATATGCTTCCATTGCCCACACCTCCATCTCTCCAAATCTTTGACCACCATACTGTGCTTTGCCCCCAAGTGGTTGTTGTGTAACTAGCGAGTAAGGACCTACGGCTCTAGCATGAATTTTATCCACAACAAGATGCCCAAGCTTCATCATATAGATTATACCGACTACTACCCGTTGATCGAAAGGCTCGCCTGTTCGACCATCGTAAAGAATAGTTTTACCGTCTTCATCTAAACCTGCCTGTTTCAGGAAAGAGCGGATCTGTTCTTCTTTGATTCCGTCAAACACAGGGGTTGCAACTTTAAAACCTAACTTTTGTGCAGCAATCCCTAAGTGGGTCTCGAGCACTTGGCCTACATTCATACGTGAAGGCACTCCCAATGGATTAAGAACGATATCCACAGGCGTGCCATCAGGCAAAAAGGGCATGTCCTCTTCAGGAACAATTTTTGCAACTACACCCTTATTTCCATGACGACCCGCCATCTTATCGCCAACCGACAACTTTCGCTTACTCGCAATATAGACTTTTACTTGCTTGAGAGTCCCAGGCTCATATGTCTCTTCATCCGTCTCTAGTCTCTCCAATTCCATCTCTTTTTCATTATTCATCTGCTCAAAACGTGGCAGGAAAGAATTTATAATATCGAATATCTTGATTCTTATCGGACTCGGGTCTATCTCTATATGATCATAGATTTTAGCAAGCTTACTCAGCAAAGTCTTAGTAATCTTTCGATTAGCAGGAATAATAATTTCGCCTGTTTGTGCATTCACTACATCAAGTGGAATTTTCTCGTTTAGCAATACATTTGACAGTGCTTGCGTCAAATCTGCCTTAATCTCTTGATCCTTCTTTTCATATTTGGCTTCAATCTCCTTTCTTAATTTCTTAGCCTCAGGACCTGTTATTTTCTGCGGTTTTTCACTTTCATTAGCTTGTTTTCCACCTGTTATCTTCACATCCATCACTATCCCATAAGTGCCAGATGGAACACGCAAGGAAGAGTCCTTTACATCGGCAGCTTTTTCGCCAAATATAGCTCGAAGTAGCCTCTCTTCTGGAGCTAACTCAGTTTCACTCTTGGGCGTAATCTTTCCTACTAAAATATCCCCTGGTTTAACTTCTGCACCCACTCTTATCACACCATCTATATCCAAGTTCTTCAAAGCTTCATCTCCAACTCCAGGGATATCTCGTGTAATTTCTTCCGGACCAAGTTTCGTATCGCGGGCACTTATCTCAAATTCCTCAATATGGATACTAGTATATACATCTTCTTTAACGATGCGCTCTGAAATTAGAATAGCATCTTCAAAATTATATCCATTCCAAGGCATAAATGCCACTAACACATTTCTACCTAGTGCCAACTCACCATTATCCGTGCAAGGTCCGTCGGCTATCACATCTCCCTTATTAACCTTATCTCCACGCCTAACTATTGGCTTCTGGTTATAGCAAGTCCCCGCATTAGATCTCATGAATTTCTTTAAATCGTAAATATATATACCGTTTTCTGGATCATGCTTTAATTTTCGTTTCCCTTCAGGTAGTTCACCATCAGGAGTAATGATAATCCGGTCTGAGCAAACAGAAGCTACCTTTCCAGGCCCCTCAGCTACCACTACAGCCAGAGAATCTCGAGCCACTTTAGCCTCCATGCCCGTACCCACTATCGGAGATTCTGTAACGATCAGTGGAACTCCCTGACGTTGCATATTAGAACCCATTAAAGCTCGATTAGCATCGTCATGTTCTAAAAACGGAATAAGACTGGCGGCAACAGATACTAGCTGCTTAGGTGATACATCCATATAATCCACTAGGTCTGGCTTCACTTCTAAAAACTCCCCTCGTTGCCTCACTGCCACCTTTTCAGATATAATCCTACCATTCTCATCCAATGGAGTGTTTGCCATCGCGACGACATAATTCTCCTCCTCATCAGCCGTAAGATAGTCTATAGTTTCTGTAACTACTCCATTCTCTACACGACGATAAGGAGTTTCTATAAATCCATACTCATTGATCCTAGCGAAGCAAGCCATCGAGTTAATCAATCCTATATTTGGCCCCTCAGGCGTTTCTATAGGACATATCCTGCCGTAATGAGATGGGTGAACGTCACGGACTTCAAAACCTGCACGATCGCGCGATAAGCCGCCGGGGCCTAAAGCTGATAAACGACGCTTGTGCGTAATTTCCGACAAAGGATTGATTTGATCCATTAATTGTGACAACTGGCTCCTTGAAAAGAAATCTCGAATTGCAGCGGAAAGTGCCTTGGGATTGATCAATTTCTGTGGTGTCATCCCCTCCGTATTCACGTCAAATAGTGTCATCCGTTCTTTCACCAATCGCTCCGTGCGAGCTAGACCTGCACGGCATTGATTGGCAAACAACTCACCCACTGTGCGCACTCTACGGCTACCTAGATGATCTATATCATCCACCACTCTCTCACCGCGCCTCAAATCCATCAGATACTTTGTTGCTTCAATAACATCATCACTGGTTAATATCCTTGTATTATCGTCTATTTTCAGACCAAGCTTTTGATTAAGTTTAAATCTACCAACTTTGCCCAAGTCGTAGCGTTTGGGGTCAAAGAATAATCTCTTAAGCAAAAGCCTCGCATTAGCTATCGTCGGAGGATCTCCGGGACGAAGCCGACGATAAATCTCTTTTAATGCACTCTCTGTATCCTTAGACGTGTCTTTTTTAAGGCACTTAACTATCGTATCATCAGTGCTGATATCAATAACTGAGATTTGTTTATATCCCAAATCTGCAAGTTGGCGAATCACTGCTTTAGTCAAAGGCTCAAACGCCCTTGCTATAACAATATCCCGATTCTCAGGATCTCGAATTTCTGTAAACAATGTTTTGTTCCCGATGGCTTCATCATCAAGATGGCTTGAAAGCTTTAAGGTTTCAACATTATAAAATTTGCGTATAATTTCCTCGTCCGAACCAAATCCCAACGCTCTGAGAAATGTCGTAATTAAAAACTTCCGACGTCTCTTCCGACGATCTAAATGAACATATAAAGTATCCGTGGTATCAAAAGCCACTTCCAGCCAGGTGCCTCGATCAGGAATAATTCTATAATTGTAAAGCACCTTACCATTGGCATGCAAAGTGGACTCAAAACATATCCCCGGAGAGCGATGAATCTGGCTGACGACGACTCTCTCAGAACCATTAAAAATAAAGCTCCCCGAAGGAGTCATAAGAGGAATGTCCCCCATAAAAACTCTGTCTTCCTTGACTCCGTTTTCCTGCCTGAGCCGAAAAGTAACGTATAAAGGTGCAGAATACGTCTGCCCTTCTCTAAGGCAATCCACGGGATTTGTTTTAGGCTCGAGAATTTCATAATGCACGTATTCCAATTTGATTTTACCATCATAACTCTCAATAGGAAACACTTCCCTAAAAACGGCTTCTAGCCCTTCATTTTTCCTCTTATTTGGAGGCACATCCGCTTGTAATAACTCCCTGTATGAGCGAAGTTGTGTTTCGATCAAATTCGGAATCTCTATAGCTTCTTGCAGTTTTCCAAAATTAATCCGCTTGTTAGTAGGCTTGCTCATACTCATTTTATAGTTTTAGTTTTTAAGACAATTAAGCCAAGCAGTCATATAAAGACTGCTTGGCTTTCTGTAATCTATACAAGGACATGCATTAAGATTAGCTATCAAAATGCACACCATTGTATAAATCATGCAGTGTCCTTTTATTTAATCTCCACTTTAGCGCCTGCGGCCTCAATCTTCTTCTTGATCTCTTCCGCTTCTTCTTTACTGACGCCCTCTTTGATAGGTTTAGGAGCTCCTTCAACCAGAGCTTTAGCATCAGCCAATCCAAGGCCTGGAACTACAGCCCTGACTTCCTTAATCACTGCTATTTTGTTTGCACCTGCTTCTTTCAGAATCACGTCGAATGTGGTCTTGGCTTCAGCCGCAGGCGCTGGAGTAGCACCAGGGGCTGGAGCCGCACCAGGCGCTGCTGCAACGGCAACTGGCGCTGCTGCACTTACACCCCATTTTTCTTCAAGTTGCTTGACGAGCTCAGCTGCTTCTAATACCGTTAGAGCACTAAGCTGGTCAACCAGTGTTTTAAGATCTGCTGGCATAGTTTTCCTTATTTATAATTTTTCGTCCTATGAATTTAGTTTATCTAGTGTTATGCACCCGCATAACGATTATCGCTGAAGGGCTTCAGCGCTAGATAGACTAATGCCCTTTCCCCTGAGTGAGTGGGACGCTCACTCACTCGCCCGTAAATTCTTTGAATTCTAAATAGTAGGTTTAAGTTATCCATTCTTAGCCTTAATTAAGTAAGCAAGTTGGCTCGCTGGTGTATTCAAAAGCTGCGCAAGTTTATTAGCAGGCGCTTTGAGTAATCCTAAAATTTGGGCAAGCAAAACCTCCTTGGAAGGCAGGTCAGCCAAAGATAATATCTGATCTTGCGTTACTATTGCAGATTCTAGAATACCTCCTTTTAAACTCGGTTTCTTAAATTCATCTATAAAGTTTTTTAGAACTTTGGCGGCTGCACAGACATCGCTCTGACCAAAAACCACTGCCGTCTGCCCGCTTATCCCCGGTGTGTAGTCAGGCAGATTCAATTCCCTCAACGCTCTTCTAAGCAGTGTATTTTTAGTTACTCGGCATTGGGCATTAACTTTATAGAGACGATTCCGGAGCTCATTAAATTCAGATACCTTAAGACCAGTGTAATTAATAATGATTACATACGGTGAGCGATTAATTTTTGATTTAATCCAGTCAACTATAGAATTTTTTTCAGGACGCATATAAATTCTATATATTCTAATTTTGAAGAGCTATCTTAATAGAAGGAGAAAAAGTCGTTGATATAGCACAATTCAATATAAACCTTCCTTTTGAGGAGGCTGGTTTGGCTTTTGATAGAGCATCGATGGTTGCTTGTGCGTTC from Candidatus Methylacidiphilales bacterium includes these protein-coding regions:
- the rpoB gene encoding DNA-directed RNA polymerase subunit beta, whose amino-acid sequence is MSKPTNKRINFGKLQEAIEIPNLIETQLRSYRELLQADVPPNKRKNEGLEAVFREVFPIESYDGKIKLEYVHYEILEPKTNPVDCLREGQTYSAPLYVTFRLRQENGVKEDRVFMGDIPLMTPSGSFIFNGSERVVVSQIHRSPGICFESTLHANGKVLYNYRIIPDRGTWLEVAFDTTDTLYVHLDRRKRRRKFLITTFLRALGFGSDEEIIRKFYNVETLKLSSHLDDEAIGNKTLFTEIRDPENRDIVIARAFEPLTKAVIRQLADLGYKQISVIDISTDDTIVKCLKKDTSKDTESALKEIYRRLRPGDPPTIANARLLLKRLFFDPKRYDLGKVGRFKLNQKLGLKIDDNTRILTSDDVIEATKYLMDLRRGERVVDDIDHLGSRRVRTVGELFANQCRAGLARTERLVKERMTLFDVNTEGMTPQKLINPKALSAAIRDFFSRSQLSQLMDQINPLSEITHKRRLSALGPGGLSRDRAGFEVRDVHPSHYGRICPIETPEGPNIGLINSMACFARINEYGFIETPYRRVENGVVTETIDYLTADEEENYVVAMANTPLDENGRIISEKVAVRQRGEFLEVKPDLVDYMDVSPKQLVSVAASLIPFLEHDDANRALMGSNMQRQGVPLIVTESPIVGTGMEAKVARDSLAVVVAEGPGKVASVCSDRIIITPDGELPEGKRKLKHDPENGIYIYDLKKFMRSNAGTCYNQKPIVRRGDKVNKGDVIADGPCTDNGELALGRNVLVAFMPWNGYNFEDAILISERIVKEDVYTSIHIEEFEISARDTKLGPEEITRDIPGVGDEALKNLDIDGVIRVGAEVKPGDILVGKITPKSETELAPEERLLRAIFGEKAADVKDSSLRVPSGTYGIVMDVKITGGKQANESEKPQKITGPEAKKLRKEIEAKYEKKDQEIKADLTQALSNVLLNEKIPLDVVNAQTGEIIIPANRKITKTLLSKLAKIYDHIEIDPSPIRIKIFDIINSFLPRFEQMNNEKEMELERLETDEETYEPGTLKQVKVYIASKRKLSVGDKMAGRHGNKGVVAKIVPEEDMPFLPDGTPVDIVLNPLGVPSRMNVGQVLETHLGIAAQKLGFKVATPVFDGIKEEQIRSFLKQAGLDEDGKTILYDGRTGEPFDQRVVVGIIYMMKLGHLVVDKIHARAVGPYSLVTQQPLGGKAQYGGQRFGEMEVWAMEAYGAAYTLQELLTVKSDDVAGRTRIYESIVKGDNTLRPGIPESFNVLIKEMQSLCLDVKVGQRSAIIDDWEDSTSSILSTNESLDTGKAA
- the rplL gene encoding 50S ribosomal protein L7/L12, which codes for MPADLKTLVDQLSALTVLEAAELVKQLEEKWGVSAAAPVAVAAAPGAAPAPGATPAPAAEAKTTFDVILKEAGANKIAVIKEVRAVVPGLGLADAKALVEGAPKPIKEGVSKEEAEEIKKKIEAAGAKVEIK
- the rplJ gene encoding 50S ribosomal protein L10 codes for the protein MRPEKNSIVDWIKSKINRSPYVIIINYTGLKVSEFNELRNRLYKVNAQCRVTKNTLLRRALRELNLPDYTPGISGQTAVVFGQSDVCAAAKVLKNFIDEFKKPSLKGGILESAIVTQDQILSLADLPSKEVLLAQILGLLKAPANKLAQLLNTPASQLAYLIKAKNG